The segment CTAGGGTCTGATAGTCATACTCCTACTGCAGGTGGCATGGGAATGCTTGCTATAGGAGCTGGAGGATTGGATGTTGCTGTTGCAATGGCTGGTGGTCCTTATTACTTAAACATGCCAAAAGTGGTGAAAGTTGAGTTGACAGGAAAACTACCATCATGGGTTTCAGCCAAGGATGTAATTCTTTATCTGCTTAAACAGCTTGGCGTAAAAGGTGGAGTTGGAAAGGTTTTTGAATATGGAGGAGATGGAGTTCAGAGCCTTTCTGTTCCAGAAAGATCCACTATTACAAACATGGGTGCAGAGCTTGGTGCCACTACTTCTATTTTTCCTAGTGATGAAGAAACTCTAAAATTTCTGAAAGCTCAGGGAAGAGAAGCAGAATGGGCGCCTCTAGAAGCAGATGAGAATGCAAACTATCATGAAATTATAACCATTAATCTGTCTGAACTTCAGCCTCTAGTTGCACAACCGCATAGTCCAGATGCAGTAATTCCTGTAATAGAAATAAAGAACCTAAAAGTAGACCAAGTAGCTATTGGTAGTTGTACCAACTCATCTTATACAGACTTAATGAAAGTTGCCGCTATTTTAAGGGGCAAAAGAGTTCATTCAGAAGTTAGCCTGGTTATTTCACCTGGCTCAAAACAAGTTTTACAGATGCTTGCTGATAATGGTGCTTTGGGAGATTTAATTAGTGCCGGGGCAAGGATATTAGAGTGTACCTGTGGACCTTGCATTGGTATGGGGCAAGCCCCTGCGAGTAATGCAGTATCCGTTAGGACCTTTAATCGTAATTTTGAAGGCAGAAGTGGGACCAAAAGTGCTGAGGTTTACCTTGCGAGTCCAGAAGTAGCAGCTGCCACAGCAGTTACAGGTTTTTTAACTGATCCTAGAAGCTTAGGTGAAATAGTTGACATTGACTACCCTGAAAATTTTACAATTGATGATAGTATGATAATCAGTCCACTAGATGATACTTCTAAGGTTGAAGTTGTTAGGGGTCCTAATATTAAACCGGTACCAACGGCAAAACCATTACCCAAGGGCTTAGAAGGAAAAGTTTTACTGATAGTTGGAGATAATATTACGACAGATCATATTATGCCATCTAATGCAAAGCTTCTTCCATTTAGGTCAAACATACCAAAGCTAGCAGAATATTGCCTTACTCCAGTTGATGAAAATTTTCCAAAAAGAGCGATAGATAATGAGGGTGGATTTATCATAGGTGGTGAAAACTATGGACAAGGTTCTAGTAGAGAGCACGCTGCCTTGGCTCCATTGTATCTTGGAATTAAAGGAGTAATAGTAAAATCTTTTGCTAGGATACACAAATCTAATTTGATTAACTTTGGAATACTGCCACTAACTTTTGAAAGACTAGAAGATATAGACAAAGTAGCAGAGAATGATATCTTATCTGCTAAAGACGTCCATTCCTTGGTAATGGAAGGCAAAGGTTCATTGTTTAATGAAACTTCGGGTGTTGCAATTCCTGTTATTTTAGATATTACACCGAGACAAAAAGAGATATTACTAGCTGGTGGATTATTAAATTTTACAACTCAAGGTAAATAGAATTAAGCATTAACCATTAAGAATACAGGAAATAAATGTATAAAAGGATAGGTGGATGATTATGCAAAAGATTACCATTATACCAGGGGATGGTATAGGCCCAGAAGTAATGGAGGCAACATTAAAAATATTAGAGGCAGCTGCTTCTCCCTTTGAGTGGGAACAAGTAGAAGCAGGAGAAAAGACAATTGAAACCGAAGGAACTCCATTACCTGCTAAAGTACTCGATTCTATAAGAAAAAATAAAGTTGCTTTAAAAGGCCCCATTACAACACCAGTAGGGAAAGGCTTTAAGAGTGTGAATGTGATTTTACGAAAAGAATTGAATCTTTTCGCTAATTTAAGACCTATAAAAAACCTACCTAATGTAAAAACTAGGTTTGAAAATGTTGATTTAATTGTAGTTAGAGAAAATACTGAAGATATCTATGTAGGAATTGAAAGGCAGATCGATGAGGGTAGGGCAGAAGCAGTTAAAGTTATTACTGCTAAAGCCTCAAAAAAAATAGCACATTTTGCATTTGAGTATGCTAAAATGTATTATAGAAACAAGGTAACTGCTGTACACAAAGCAAACATCCTCAAGCTAACAGATGGCTTATTCTTGAAATCTTGCAAGGAAATAGCCCAGGATTATCCTGATATTGAATTTAATGAAAAAATAGTTGACAATATGTGTATGCAGTTGGTACAATTTCCAGAGCGCTTTGATATTCTCGTGTTACCTAACTTATATGGAGATATATTATCTGATCTTGCAGCAGGACTTGTTGGCGGGTTAGGATTAGTTCCTGGAGCTAATCTTGGTGAAGATGTGGCTGTATTTGAGGCTGTTCATGGAAGTGCACCTGATATAGCCGGAATGAACAAAGCCAATCCCATTGCCCTTTTACTGTCAGCATGTATGATGTTGGATTATCTAGGCTATCAAAATATAGGTCAGAGAATAAGAATTGCTATAGACCAGGTTTTAATGGAAGGAAAATTCCTTACCGGTGACTTGGGAGGGAGCAGTTCAACAACAGAGATTACTGAAGCAATTAAGTCAAAACTATAAGGGTCATATCAACCAAGGAGGCTAGTGTAATGGAATATACTGGCGGCGGTGACCAGAACTCACTGCGCGGTATGGTATTTAATCGGTTACTAGACGACATTTTAAATGGGGTTTATATTCCGGGTGAAACTCTTGTTGAATCTAAATTGGCAGAAAAGCTTGGAGTCAGCAGGACGCCAATTAGGGAAGCCATCAAACAACTAGAACTAGAAGGTTTAGTCACTCCGCTACCGAATAGGAGAGTTATTGTCCAAGGTGTTACAGACAAAGATATTGATGACATTTATATTATCCGTAAAAGACTTGAGGGTTTAGCAGCCCGCTGGGCAGTTGTAAACATTACTGATGACGAGTTTCAAGAGTTAAAGAAGACTTTGGATTTAATGGATTTTTATACTGAAAGAGGAAATTTGGATCAGGTTCAGGTGTTAGATGCAGAATTTCATAGTATTATTTTTCAGGCGTCCAAAAGCAAACCACTAAGGTTTGTACTGGCGAATTTTCATCAGTTTCTTAGAAAAGCTAGAGGAGATTCATTAATGGTACCTGGAAGATTACCAAAGGCTTTACGGGAACACAGAGCTATATTAGACGCTATTGCATCCAATGACCCTAATGCTGCTGAACAAGCAATGCAGAGGCATATTTTAGGTGCTAAAGACAACCTGTCATCACATAGAAAAGAAGTGGTTGAAAAATAGGAATTACTAAGAAGACAAACTTTTATTGAATTGCTACCTGTCAAGTAGACAGTAGAAATAAACTAATCAGGCTACAGCTCGATACTCTATTGGGCTGTAGCCTTTTAATATTATTACGCAACACCGTGCTTTTTTGCATAAACTAGCTCCTGATTTGTTCATCTAACGATTAGAATGCCACTAATTGAAGTGTTATAGATTACGGGTTGACCAACCCATCAAATCATAAATTAGTCAATAGCCAATAGTGCCTTCAATGATTTGTGAGATCCCAATAATTGCAATAATCCAATTTGTAAGCACAGGCAAGTCTAGATTGACTGTTGCTAATATTATCAAAAATGCTCCTATCCCAAATCTTAGTGCCCTGTCCCAAGCGGATAAATTATTTTTTACCTTTATATCCATTAATAAATCCTTTCTTTCTTTCACTCACTATTATTATTTTCTCCAAAAACCATTGTACTATGCAGAGGTGTTATCTGGCACTCTTGAACACTTTAACATATAGAAATTTTACAGTAGTGATACATACTATTGTAAACTATGAAGGAGATTATAGATGAAATGTAGAAAAATATACAACAATAAATACTAGGGGGATGGAATATATGTCATATAATCCACGATTAAAGGACCAATTTACTGATTCTCTTTTTGAGGCTATCTTACTGTTAAAAAGTGAAGAAGAATGCTATCGTTTTTTTGAAGATATATGTACGGTAAGTGAGATAAAATCTATGTCTCAACGATTGGAGGTAGCTAAGATGTTGGAGACGGATGCTACCTATTCAGATATAGCTGGGGTTACTGGGGCTAGTACCGCAACAATTAGCAGGGTTAAGAAATGCCTACATTACGGTGCAGATGGCTATCGTCTGATTTTAGACAGATTAGAGGACAAATAAAGAAGGCTTCTGCTGAAAAAGTTATTGACACTCTTCAGTAGGTCATGTTAATATTACGTTAATGCTTTATCACGTTAAACAACAGAAGGTGATTATGTGGATAGTTATAGTAATAGACTTCAAGTTCCAGAAGGGTTTAAAGATTTTTTGCCTGCAGAGGCATATAAAAAAAGATATTTGGAAGAAAAATGGATACATCTATTTAAAAGTTGGGCCTATCGAGAAATAGTCTCCTCAAGCTTTGAGTATTATGATACTTTAACAATGAATGTTGGAGTAGATACGCTAAGCTTATTAAAAACTGTTGATAGAGGAGGACACATTTTAGCCTTAAGGCCTGATATGACATCCCCCATAGCACGTCTGGTGGCAACCCGAATGAAGGATCAAAAGTTACCCCAGCGGCTTTTTTATTTAGCTAATGTGTTTCGTTATGAAAGTGAAATACAAAAAGGACGCCACAGAGAGTTTTATCAAGCTGGTGTTGAATTTATTGGGCCCAAGGGGCCAAAGGCAGATGGTGAAATAATTGCACTAGCTGTTAAAGCTTTGCAGACAGTTGGTTTGAAGAACTTCCAGATTGGATTAGGCCACATGGAAATAACAAAAGGGCTTTTAAGACAGCTAAATGGTACTGATGACAATGTGCGATCAATGAAAATAAGGCAAGCCCTAAGTCGTAAGAATTATGTGCAATTAGCTAACCTATTAAGTTTTAAAAAACAATCAATGGAAGAAAGTATTTTCAAATTAATAACAACTCAGAATAACTTAGATGAAGTTGTTGGTAGCCTTAAAAAGCTAATCACAAACCCGGAACTTGAAAAACCGATTAAGGATTTAGAAGAACTAACCAATTCCTTAAAGGCATATGGAGTAACACAAAGGGTTTTTGTTGATTTTAGCATATTAAGGGATTTTAACTACTATACGGGAATAGTGTTTGAAGGATATAGTGAAAATCTAGGATACCCAATTTGTGGTGGGGGTAGGTATGATAATTTACTAGGAAACTTTGGCTATCCTAATCCAGCAACTGGTTTTGCTATAGGTGTTGAAAGGGTTCTTGAGGCTTTAAGCCGAGAGACAAATCTACAAGAGCCTGAAATAGACTATCTAGTATGTGGAAATCAAGAGGATGAAGTCATTAAAGAAGCAAATCTTTTACGGTCTAAAGGATATGTGGTTGAAGTAGATCTGATGAACCTCTCAGAAAAGGATGCAGAAGAATATGCTGCTAAAAGAGGGATAAATAACATTCTTAGATTATTGTAAAGATGGTACTTGATGCAAGCTAATATTAGATATAAAAAAAGGTGTGAAGCATATGAATATACATTCAGATAAATTAATTATAGCATTACCAAAGGGTAAACTTGGCGAAGGAGCATTAGAAATATTCTCTAAAATTGGATTACCAACAGAAGGGGTTAAAACAGAGTCAAGGAAACTACTTCATGAATTTTCAAATGAAAATATTAAATATCTTATATGTCGTCCAACTGATATACCTACATACGTGGAATATGGAGCAGCTGATATAGGAATTGTAGGTAAGGATTCTCTAGAGGAATCTGGAGCAGATGTGTTTGAATTAGTTGATTTAGGTTTTGGATACTGCAGGTTTGTGATTGCTTTTCCCC is part of the Desulfitibacter sp. BRH_c19 genome and harbors:
- a CDS encoding isocitrate dehydrogenase (catalyzes the formation of 2-oxoglutarate from isocitrate); this encodes MQKITIIPGDGIGPEVMEATLKILEAAASPFEWEQVEAGEKTIETEGTPLPAKVLDSIRKNKVALKGPITTPVGKGFKSVNVILRKELNLFANLRPIKNLPNVKTRFENVDLIVVRENTEDIYVGIERQIDEGRAEAVKVITAKASKKIAHFAFEYAKMYYRNKVTAVHKANILKLTDGLFLKSCKEIAQDYPDIEFNEKIVDNMCMQLVQFPERFDILVLPNLYGDILSDLAAGLVGGLGLVPGANLGEDVAVFEAVHGSAPDIAGMNKANPIALLLSACMMLDYLGYQNIGQRIRIAIDQVLMEGKFLTGDLGGSSSTTEITEAIKSKL
- a CDS encoding aconitate hydratase (Catalyzes the conversion of citrate to isocitrate), coding for MALNIVEKIVKSHLGNEGDICTGNEVALRIDQTLTQDSTGTMAYLQLEAMGVTRVKTKRSVAYIDHNTLQTGFENADDHKYIQTVAAKYGINFSKPGNGICHQVNLERFAIPGSTLLGSDSHTPTAGGMGMLAIGAGGLDVAVAMAGGPYYLNMPKVVKVELTGKLPSWVSAKDVILYLLKQLGVKGGVGKVFEYGGDGVQSLSVPERSTITNMGAELGATTSIFPSDEETLKFLKAQGREAEWAPLEADENANYHEIITINLSELQPLVAQPHSPDAVIPVIEIKNLKVDQVAIGSCTNSSYTDLMKVAAILRGKRVHSEVSLVISPGSKQVLQMLADNGALGDLISAGARILECTCGPCIGMGQAPASNAVSVRTFNRNFEGRSGTKSAEVYLASPEVAAATAVTGFLTDPRSLGEIVDIDYPENFTIDDSMIISPLDDTSKVEVVRGPNIKPVPTAKPLPKGLEGKVLLIVGDNITTDHIMPSNAKLLPFRSNIPKLAEYCLTPVDENFPKRAIDNEGGFIIGGENYGQGSSREHAALAPLYLGIKGVIVKSFARIHKSNLINFGILPLTFERLEDIDKVAENDILSAKDVHSLVMEGKGSLFNETSGVAIPVILDITPRQKEILLAGGLLNFTTQGK
- a CDS encoding GntR family transcriptional regulator translates to MEYTGGGDQNSLRGMVFNRLLDDILNGVYIPGETLVESKLAEKLGVSRTPIREAIKQLELEGLVTPLPNRRVIVQGVTDKDIDDIYIIRKRLEGLAARWAVVNITDDEFQELKKTLDLMDFYTERGNLDQVQVLDAEFHSIIFQASKSKPLRFVLANFHQFLRKARGDSLMVPGRLPKALREHRAILDAIASNDPNAAEQAMQRHILGAKDNLSSHRKEVVEK